Proteins from a genomic interval of Methanofollis formosanus:
- a CDS encoding class I SAM-dependent methyltransferase: MDEVKAAFDAGALEYDAQRRWIIPEIEAFYGAAVWAAAWPGEAPAILDVGAGTGLLSALLLQRYPQASVTLLDNATKMLAVAERRFAGRSRVHYLVGDYREEPLPRRYDLIASALSIHHLEHEEKYTLYQRIFEALHPGGVFVNAEQVKGESAWQQERNFVYWDTFVNDGPLPPETKQELLGRRDRLDRMEKLSVQLRWLTEIGFVDVDVVYKNRPFAVFSGRRA; this comes from the coding sequence ATGGACGAGGTGAAGGCGGCGTTCGATGCCGGGGCGTTGGAATACGACGCCCAGCGACGATGGATCATCCCCGAGATCGAGGCGTTCTACGGCGCCGCCGTCTGGGCGGCGGCGTGGCCCGGGGAGGCTCCGGCCATCCTGGACGTCGGTGCCGGCACCGGTCTCCTCTCCGCCCTGCTCCTGCAGAGGTACCCGCAGGCGTCCGTCACCCTCCTCGACAACGCGACGAAGATGCTGGCAGTGGCGGAGCGGCGTTTTGCCGGGAGGAGCAGGGTGCACTATCTGGTCGGGGACTACCGGGAGGAACCTCTACCCCGGCGGTACGACCTGATCGCATCGGCCCTCTCCATCCACCACCTTGAACACGAAGAGAAATACACCCTGTATCAGCGGATCTTCGAGGCCCTCCACCCGGGCGGCGTCTTTGTGAACGCGGAGCAGGTGAAAGGCGAGAGCGCCTGGCAGCAGGAGCGCAACTTCGTCTACTGGGACACCTTCGTGAACGACGGCCCCCTCCCCCCGGAGACAAAGCAGGAGCTCCTGGGAAGGCGGGACCGCCTGGACCGGATGGAGAAACTCTCGGTCCAGCTGCGGTGGCTGACCGAGATCGGGTTCGTCGACGTGGATGTCGTGTACAAGAACCGACCCTTTGCGGTATTTTCAGGGAGGAGGGCGTGA
- a CDS encoding beta-propeller domain-containing protein, giving the protein MSDNIMCPKCGAHDVHYRRKRKDWICDECDHVWVRDEDSIHEKPKKFRIFLSYGHDTFAPQALRIKADLEKRGHEVWFDLERIKEGRDWEAYIEEGLKRCDKVVLLMTPYSVRRRNPVDPGSYDGYCLNEIALAIQRNKLIIPVLLVELPEGPPTSICRIQYLDLRDAVPIEEHEERYVTRFDRLIHAIEHDDLDFEGGQARLHNLLMPLNFDAEIKHHIARFTGRTWLKEEIDLWLYEKPDSRVFWLTGGPGIGKTAIATHLCHSHGDVVAYHLCIHGNEDKSDPRRALLSIAYQIAQHLPEYNQRLNTLDLEREVFKNTQTLFDNLVVQPLTSDFPVPDRPCLVIIDAIDEATREGQNEIATFIRDQWGKTPSWLRLMITSRPEAEIVTTLTNLNPYVFDARRAENLQDLRQYLVESLRQMGLKPADGSVEEILKRSEGVFLYGVVVLEEIALGRIDPDRPDDLPHGMAGYYQKFFERQFPDLLHFNHKIKPILENICASREPLSIAFLAASVGIGEIELRHRLSHLGSLFPIHTAASSEGLIATVTPFHKSLLDWLVGIDENTGYPLAGRHAIDVQAGQQNLADRCWREYRDGPTRMGRYAIRHLPSHLASLNRWEDLTELLTDFEFIESKVRESGPNPLIDDYDFVLQSENNASENLSGSMAESLRLIQGSLRLSSHILQNDASQLGSQLFGRLCHREEPEIQDFLDRVKASNQRPWLRPIVPSLTPPDEAGALIRTLTHVGYVPVAVMPDGKSILSKSFEGIYIWDLETGDEIYRVSDFGPHILVIDAAPTPDYQNVVFLLQTYEPETAKIGIWDHRDIKIIHTFTGHIDFFSRILVTHDGRHAILHIKEEEDYLKIIDLETGQEVQTLIGHTARIEAIALVPDGSCLVSGSADGTLKVWDLASGQELHTLSGHSKSVTTIAVTSDGRRAVSGSRDETVRIWDLERGCELRMLSGHTGGVTKMAITPDGRRVIAGSSTGSYQSILKIWDLTSGQELHTLSIFLGIKSMVCTPDSRYLITGSPIGTVTICDLETGREWHTLGHHTEDVLDIVVTSDGHRAVSGSLDTTLKIWDLQINSELQTSLDHYIMGVDKISVTPDGRQAFSVSSDGFLKAWDLETVRERGTLVEDADPVIVVVMSPDGCLAVARSRDETMKMYDLAKNGRQLDTLVDHVDKVNVVAVSPDGNLVVSGSRDETLKIWDREKGHEPPCTLAGYNRSIYSVAVTPDTTTAVTGSVDGTLKVWDLVNGREMQTLAGHTDWVSAVAVTPDGRRCISGSLDSTLKVWDLINEHEMHTLTGHTDRITSVVMTRDGLRAVSGSVDGTLRIWDLEDGRELHLLAGHTRGITAIALTSDERQVISGSNDTSLKVWDLESGRELHTLKGHTLGINTVAVTSDGRRIISGSDDTTLKVWNLMSGRELHTLKGHAKGICTVAVTSDDRRAISGSGETIIRVWDLESGLEIQTLEDGDEICTVAVTPDGQRVVVGSWYGQFNVHDLKSGEVLYWTVEHKGPVITIAVSTDGLRGVSGSRDESLRVWNLETGELLRTLTGRNNGSALFSENPFESVSNSLWIPRSISAIAMTPDSRHLISGFDDGFLKVWDLKTREEKAILGSHRGRLLSGQVATILVTPDGQHVVSGSRDTLKFWNLSDFEEVYSLNSQIERFDSIALTPDGRRIVSGSNNHTLKIRDLATGKEIFTLAESRPGDQEEQPTSTRDPVTAVVLTWDGRYAISGSEDRTLKIWDLEKRAFVTSFVAEGEINDLGFSNHLGVVVAGDATGRVHLLHLENLPLGSPIVTPFHSPDEKNCAFGCLCCCTWSEIPPDALGTAIRCPHCNEELRLNPFAIESDWRPIAQAWMHEKEED; this is encoded by the coding sequence ATGTCTGATAATATCATGTGTCCCAAATGTGGTGCTCACGACGTCCATTATCGGAGAAAACGCAAGGACTGGATCTGCGACGAGTGCGACCACGTATGGGTTCGGGACGAGGATTCGATCCATGAAAAGCCAAAAAAATTCAGGATCTTTCTGAGTTATGGACATGATACCTTCGCCCCCCAGGCACTGCGGATAAAGGCGGACCTGGAAAAGAGGGGGCATGAAGTCTGGTTCGACCTGGAACGGATCAAAGAAGGACGCGACTGGGAGGCCTACATCGAAGAGGGCCTGAAGAGATGCGACAAGGTGGTGCTCCTCATGACCCCTTACTCTGTGCGGAGACGCAACCCCGTAGATCCAGGATCCTATGACGGTTATTGCTTAAACGAGATCGCCCTCGCGATTCAGCGGAACAAACTCATTATCCCGGTGCTGCTGGTCGAACTGCCCGAAGGCCCGCCTACCTCGATCTGCAGAATTCAGTACCTCGACCTCCGCGATGCCGTACCGATCGAAGAGCATGAAGAGCGATACGTGACCCGCTTCGATCGACTGATCCATGCAATCGAACATGACGACCTGGATTTTGAAGGCGGGCAGGCACGTTTGCATAACCTGCTCATGCCACTCAATTTTGATGCAGAAATCAAGCACCATATTGCGCGGTTCACCGGGAGAACCTGGTTGAAAGAGGAGATCGATCTCTGGCTGTACGAAAAGCCGGACTCACGCGTATTCTGGTTGACAGGCGGGCCGGGGATCGGAAAAACGGCCATAGCAACTCATTTATGCCACAGTCACGGCGATGTCGTCGCCTATCACCTCTGCATACATGGAAACGAAGACAAAAGCGATCCGCGCCGGGCCCTGCTTTCTATCGCCTACCAGATCGCTCAGCACCTGCCGGAATATAATCAGCGGCTGAATACACTTGATCTCGAAAGAGAGGTGTTCAAAAATACCCAGACGCTCTTTGACAATCTTGTCGTCCAACCTCTGACCTCTGACTTCCCTGTGCCCGACCGCCCCTGCCTGGTGATCATCGACGCGATCGATGAGGCAACACGGGAGGGCCAGAATGAGATTGCAACCTTTATCCGCGATCAGTGGGGGAAGACGCCCTCATGGCTTCGTCTCATGATCACCAGTCGTCCGGAGGCCGAGATCGTTACAACGCTGACAAATCTCAATCCATACGTCTTCGATGCCAGGAGGGCTGAGAACCTGCAAGATCTACGGCAATACCTCGTCGAATCTCTGAGGCAGATGGGTTTGAAACCTGCTGACGGATCTGTTGAGGAGATCCTGAAGAGAAGTGAAGGGGTGTTCCTCTATGGCGTAGTGGTCCTCGAAGAGATCGCTCTTGGCAGGATCGATCCCGATAGACCAGACGATCTCCCCCATGGCATGGCGGGGTACTACCAGAAGTTCTTTGAACGCCAGTTCCCGGATCTCCTCCACTTCAATCACAAGATCAAGCCGATTCTTGAAAATATTTGTGCGTCACGCGAACCCCTTTCAATCGCCTTTCTTGCCGCTTCGGTCGGCATCGGTGAGATCGAACTGCGTCACCGGCTTTCACATCTCGGATCTCTTTTTCCGATCCATACCGCCGCATCATCCGAGGGTTTGATCGCGACGGTAACGCCTTTCCACAAATCCCTTCTGGACTGGCTTGTGGGGATAGACGAAAACACAGGGTATCCCCTTGCAGGGCGGCATGCAATCGACGTGCAGGCCGGCCAACAGAACCTTGCCGACAGATGCTGGAGAGAATATCGGGACGGGCCGACACGGATGGGCCGCTATGCCATCCGCCACCTCCCCTCTCATCTGGCCTCGCTGAACCGGTGGGAAGACCTGACAGAACTCCTCACCGACTTTGAATTTATCGAGTCGAAAGTGCGGGAGAGCGGGCCGAATCCGCTGATCGATGACTACGACTTTGTCCTTCAATCGGAGAATAATGCGTCAGAAAACCTTTCTGGGAGCATGGCAGAGAGCCTCCGTCTCATCCAGGGTTCGCTCAGACTGTCATCGCATATTCTTCAAAACGATGCATCGCAACTGGGTAGCCAGCTTTTCGGGCGATTATGCCATCGCGAAGAACCGGAAATTCAGGACTTTTTAGATCGTGTGAAAGCATCAAACCAGAGACCCTGGTTGCGGCCGATCGTTCCCTCGCTCACCCCTCCGGACGAAGCCGGAGCTCTGATCCGCACCCTCACTCATGTAGGATATGTTCCAGTGGCGGTGATGCCTGATGGCAAATCTATTCTCTCGAAATCTTTTGAAGGAATATATATCTGGGATCTTGAAACGGGTGATGAGATATATCGGGTCTCTGATTTTGGACCACATATACTCGTGATCGATGCCGCACCGACACCCGACTACCAGAATGTGGTATTTTTATTACAGACATATGAACCTGAGACAGCAAAAATCGGGATATGGGATCACAGGGACATCAAGATAATCCATACGTTCACAGGGCATATCGATTTCTTCTCACGAATTCTCGTAACTCACGATGGTCGCCATGCAATCCTGCATATTAAGGAAGAGGAAGATTATCTAAAAATCATCGACCTTGAGACCGGCCAGGAAGTCCAGACGCTCATCGGACACACAGCACGTATAGAGGCAATAGCCCTGGTTCCTGACGGTTCGTGTCTGGTTTCAGGATCTGCAGATGGAACCCTGAAGGTCTGGGATCTTGCAAGCGGTCAAGAACTGCATACGCTGTCCGGTCATAGTAAGAGCGTTACCACCATAGCAGTGACTTCTGATGGCCGGCGAGCGGTATCAGGATCCCGGGATGAGACTGTCAGGATCTGGGATCTAGAGAGAGGGTGTGAATTACGCATGCTCTCTGGCCATACTGGAGGGGTCACAAAAATGGCCATAACCCCGGATGGCCGGCGAGTAATAGCAGGATCTAGTACAGGATCTTATCAGAGCATCCTGAAAATATGGGATCTCACAAGCGGTCAGGAACTGCACACGCTCTCTATTTTCCTAGGGATCAAGTCAATGGTGTGTACCCCTGACAGCCGATATTTAATTACTGGCTCTCCTATCGGTACCGTGACAATCTGTGATCTTGAAACAGGTCGAGAATGGCATACTCTGGGTCACCACACTGAAGATGTTTTGGACATCGTTGTGACATCTGATGGTCATCGGGCGGTTTCGGGCTCCTTGGATACCACCCTGAAGATATGGGATCTGCAAATCAATTCAGAACTGCAAACCTCTCTTGACCATTATATAATGGGCGTGGATAAAATCTCCGTGACTCCTGATGGTCGCCAAGCGTTTTCGGTTTCCTCTGATGGTTTCCTGAAAGCATGGGATCTTGAGACCGTTCGGGAACGTGGTACACTTGTGGAGGATGCTGATCCTGTCATTGTGGTTGTCATGTCTCCGGACGGATGCCTCGCCGTTGCTCGGTCGCGCGACGAAACCATGAAGATGTACGATCTTGCAAAAAACGGTCGGCAACTCGATACACTGGTGGATCATGTTGACAAGGTCAATGTGGTTGCCGTGTCTCCTGATGGGAACCTGGTCGTTTCCGGATCGCGCGACGAAACGTTGAAAATCTGGGATCGTGAGAAGGGCCACGAACCACCCTGTACCCTTGCGGGATATAACCGGTCCATCTATTCCGTCGCAGTGACGCCCGATACAACGACCGCCGTAACAGGGTCTGTTGACGGTACTCTGAAGGTCTGGGATCTTGTAAATGGTCGTGAAATGCAGACTCTTGCCGGACACACCGACTGGGTAAGTGCCGTTGCCGTGACACCTGACGGTCGCCGGTGTATCTCGGGGTCGCTGGATTCCACCCTGAAGGTCTGGGATCTGATAAATGAACACGAAATGCACACCCTGACTGGGCATACGGACCGGATCACGTCGGTAGTGATGACCCGGGACGGTCTACGTGCCGTATCCGGTTCTGTTGACGGAACCCTGCGGATCTGGGATCTTGAGGACGGACGCGAGTTGCATCTTCTTGCCGGCCATACCCGGGGGATCACTGCCATTGCCCTGACCTCCGACGAACGGCAGGTAATTTCTGGTTCGAACGACACCTCCCTGAAAGTCTGGGATCTTGAGAGTGGTCGGGAACTGCATACCCTGAAAGGACACACTCTCGGGATAAACACGGTTGCCGTGACATCTGACGGTCGCCGGATCATTTCAGGATCCGACGACACGACCCTGAAAGTCTGGAACCTTATGAGCGGTCGGGAACTGCATACTCTGAAGGGGCATGCTAAGGGGATATGCACGGTTGCGGTTACCTCAGATGATCGAAGAGCCATATCTGGTTCAGGTGAGACTATTATAAGGGTCTGGGATCTGGAGAGCGGTCTGGAAATACAGACATTGGAGGATGGAGATGAGATTTGCACAGTTGCAGTGACCCCTGACGGTCAGCGGGTCGTAGTTGGAAGTTGGTATGGTCAATTCAATGTTCATGATCTAAAATCAGGGGAAGTTCTTTATTGGACAGTGGAACATAAAGGCCCTGTCATTACGATAGCAGTCAGCACGGATGGTCTCCGTGGGGTCTCTGGATCCCGCGATGAGAGTCTCAGGGTATGGAACCTTGAAACAGGGGAACTGCTACGCACTCTCACCGGTCGGAATAATGGATCTGCACTATTCTCAGAAAATCCGTTTGAGTCTGTATCCAATTCACTTTGGATCCCAAGATCAATATCTGCAATTGCAATGACTCCAGATTCGCGTCATCTCATCTCTGGGTTTGATGACGGTTTCCTGAAAGTATGGGATCTTAAAACGAGAGAAGAAAAGGCAATTCTTGGTTCCCACCGTGGCAGACTATTATCAGGTCAAGTTGCCACAATCCTTGTGACCCCCGATGGTCAGCACGTTGTTTCTGGGTCCAGAGATACTCTGAAATTCTGGAACCTCTCAGACTTTGAGGAGGTCTACTCATTGAATAGTCAGATAGAAAGATTCGATTCGATAGCCCTCACACCAGACGGTCGCCGGATCGTATCAGGATCAAACAACCATACCCTGAAGATCCGGGATCTTGCAACCGGCAAGGAGATCTTCACTCTTGCCGAATCTCGTCCCGGCGATCAGGAGGAACAACCGACCTCAACGAGAGATCCCGTCACCGCGGTGGTACTGACGTGGGACGGCAGATATGCCATATCAGGATCCGAAGATCGTACCCTGAAAATCTGGGATCTTGAGAAAAGAGCGTTCGTCACATCATTCGTCGCGGAAGGAGAGATTAACGATCTCGGCTTTTCAAACCATCTCGGAGTCGTCGTCGCCGGCGATGCTACGGGACGGGTCCATCTGCTCCACCTGGAGAATCTGCCTTTAGGTTCCCCGATCGTCACTCCCTTCCATTCCCCGGACGAGAAGAACTGTGCGTTCGGGTGCCTGTGTTGCTGCACATGGTCTGAGATCCCCCCTGACGCCCTCGGAACAGCAATCCGATGCCCGCACTGCAACGAAGAACTCCGTTTGAACCCCTTTGCCATCGAGTCGGACTGGCGGCCTATCGCACAGGCATGGATGCACGAAAAGGAGGAGGATTAA
- a CDS encoding cation diffusion facilitator family transporter — MEEAHPESDRRQADAAVRRVAFISLAVNVGLVLVKLGLAGISGSLALGTDAVHSSLDVLASLALLAGIWISSRTSREFPYGLYKVENLVAVVIALLVFFTAWEITAAAIGGEATALPFDGWVLIAVAALISVPYFLGTYEVRMGTAYHSPSLVADGKQHRVDVLSTSVVFFALLGRSFGLPLDHLAAVVIAALIAYSGWGILKDSMRTLLDASIDHETRDTIRAAILAEPMVTGVRDLTGRNSGRYIFVEASVAMKQTDLAEATLVSERIQARIRGLVPNVERVVIHPEPGERSQVRYAVPLNDLDGTLSPHFGEAPYFALLDFGVKEGRLQRKEVLANLASGMEKQKGLRAAEMLLEQKPDVVYAQQSFAGKSPEYVFESARVAMRTTGVETLRELTGVIEAEMEEERDE, encoded by the coding sequence ATGGAAGAAGCGCATCCGGAGAGCGACCGGCGACAGGCCGACGCCGCGGTCCGGCGGGTCGCGTTCATTTCGCTCGCCGTGAACGTCGGGCTCGTGCTGGTGAAACTCGGTCTTGCCGGAATCTCGGGAAGCCTGGCGCTCGGCACCGACGCCGTCCACTCGTCCCTGGACGTCCTCGCCTCGCTCGCCCTCCTTGCCGGCATCTGGATCTCCTCGCGCACGAGCCGGGAGTTTCCCTACGGGCTGTACAAGGTCGAAAACCTCGTCGCCGTGGTCATCGCCCTGCTGGTCTTTTTCACGGCATGGGAGATCACGGCCGCGGCCATCGGCGGCGAGGCGACGGCCCTGCCCTTCGACGGATGGGTGCTCATCGCCGTCGCCGCCCTGATCTCGGTGCCCTACTTCCTCGGCACCTACGAGGTGCGGATGGGCACCGCCTACCACTCCCCGAGCCTCGTCGCCGACGGGAAACAGCACCGGGTGGACGTGCTCTCCACCTCGGTGGTCTTTTTTGCTCTGCTGGGCCGCTCCTTCGGGCTGCCCCTCGACCACCTTGCGGCAGTCGTCATCGCCGCCCTCATCGCCTACTCAGGATGGGGCATCCTCAAAGACAGCATGCGCACGCTCCTCGACGCCTCGATCGACCACGAGACGCGGGACACCATCAGGGCGGCGATCCTCGCCGAACCGATGGTGACCGGCGTGCGGGACCTGACCGGCCGCAACTCCGGTCGGTATATCTTTGTCGAGGCGAGCGTCGCGATGAAGCAGACCGACCTGGCGGAGGCGACACTGGTGAGCGAACGCATCCAGGCCCGTATCCGCGGCCTGGTCCCCAATGTGGAGCGGGTGGTCATCCACCCCGAACCCGGCGAGCGCTCACAGGTGCGCTATGCCGTGCCGCTCAACGACCTCGACGGCACGCTCAGCCCCCACTTCGGGGAGGCGCCCTATTTCGCTCTCCTCGACTTCGGCGTGAAGGAGGGGAGGCTGCAGCGCAAAGAGGTCCTTGCCAACCTGGCAAGCGGGATGGAAAAACAGAAAGGGCTGCGGGCGGCCGAGATGCTCCTCGAGCAGAAGCCCGACGTCGTCTATGCACAACAGTCCTTCGCCGGGAAGTCGCCGGAATATGTCTTCGAGTCGGCAAGGGTCGCGATGAGGACGACCGGGGTGGAGACGCTGCGGGAGCTCACGGGAGTGATCGAGGCGGAGATGGAGGAAGAACGAGACGAGTGA
- a CDS encoding NAD-binding protein gives MGRSTGSDLDDFIPTGWCIIIALAAFIVMLGYWGFSIAYAAAGEAHTANDLLYYTLQLFVLQSGGQVLINNWQLDVARFLAPLLTFSTLLIVLWMLMDRLRTIKLLFYPGHVVICGCGYLGPSIARHYLDRGVFVAIIERDPLNREIEACRALGAEVFIGDATREDLLKKARVHRARDIFVVTGNDEVNTEIAMKCRDIAGNSRVRCHLHLEDPLLYRAFLLSTARVDRHGAPFAMEFFNLYQIAGYCIQKEHPSFTAEEQSGSTAHLLVLGLGRMGETLIVQTVKKWKKTSENSSRITVTCIDRDAERKRDLMLWRHPSLAQYCDLKVVEMDLASLEFQRGDFLCYGEEKPFSRVYICIDDSSIGVSTALTLNQRPAFADVPIVVRSTHEDGITRLFETFRTSPIFSNVFSFPLVASECCMEMIVGGSREILGRAIHEHYRELRIKDGSARDADEAMKPWRELRSDLRESNRKQADQIRKKLAAIACSIAPLTDWDERPFTFSKEEIEMLAEMEHERWMDERVAEGWTYGREKDVERKISPYLVPYVDLSEEIKEYDRVAVRIIPALLARVDMKIVRLERGGD, from the coding sequence ATGGGGCGTAGCACTGGATCCGACCTGGACGATTTCATTCCGACAGGGTGGTGCATCATCATCGCCCTTGCGGCATTTATCGTGATGCTCGGGTACTGGGGATTTTCCATTGCCTACGCCGCGGCCGGGGAGGCGCACACGGCCAATGACCTGTTGTATTATACGTTGCAACTCTTCGTGCTCCAGTCAGGCGGGCAGGTGCTGATCAATAACTGGCAACTGGACGTGGCACGGTTTCTGGCCCCGTTGTTGACGTTCTCCACCCTGCTTATCGTCCTGTGGATGCTGATGGACCGTCTCCGCACCATCAAACTCCTCTTCTACCCGGGTCATGTGGTGATCTGCGGTTGCGGATACCTCGGGCCGTCCATCGCGCGGCATTACCTTGACCGAGGAGTGTTCGTCGCGATCATCGAGAGGGATCCCTTAAACCGAGAGATCGAGGCGTGCCGGGCATTGGGGGCGGAGGTGTTTATCGGGGACGCCACGAGGGAGGATCTGCTGAAAAAGGCACGGGTCCACAGGGCGCGGGACATCTTCGTCGTGACCGGCAATGACGAGGTGAATACGGAGATCGCGATGAAGTGCCGGGATATCGCCGGAAACTCCCGGGTGCGGTGCCACCTCCATCTGGAAGATCCCCTTCTGTACCGGGCCTTTCTCCTCTCCACCGCCCGCGTCGACCGACATGGCGCCCCCTTTGCGATGGAGTTCTTCAATCTCTACCAGATCGCGGGGTACTGCATCCAGAAGGAGCACCCATCTTTCACCGCCGAAGAACAGAGTGGAAGCACTGCCCATCTCCTGGTGCTCGGCCTCGGGCGGATGGGCGAGACTCTCATCGTGCAGACGGTGAAAAAATGGAAGAAGACATCTGAGAATTCCTCGAGGATAACCGTCACCTGCATCGACAGGGACGCGGAGAGGAAGCGGGATCTTATGCTCTGGCGGCACCCCTCGCTTGCGCAATACTGCGATCTCAAGGTCGTGGAGATGGACCTCGCCTCCCTCGAATTCCAGAGGGGTGATTTCCTCTGCTATGGAGAGGAAAAGCCTTTTTCCCGCGTCTATATCTGTATCGACGATTCTTCGATCGGTGTATCCACCGCCCTGACGCTCAACCAGAGGCCTGCATTTGCAGACGTCCCGATCGTGGTCAGGTCCACGCACGAGGACGGGATCACGCGGTTGTTCGAGACCTTCAGGACGTCCCCGATCTTTTCGAATGTATTCTCGTTCCCCCTCGTTGCAAGCGAGTGCTGCATGGAGATGATCGTCGGCGGTTCCCGCGAGATCCTGGGACGGGCGATTCACGAACATTACCGCGAGCTGCGAATCAAAGACGGTTCTGCCCGGGATGCCGACGAGGCGATGAAGCCGTGGAGGGAACTCAGGTCCGATCTCCGCGAGTCGAACCGGAAACAGGCCGACCAGATCCGCAAGAAACTTGCCGCGATCGCCTGCAGCATTGCTCCGCTCACCGACTGGGACGAGCGGCCCTTTACCTTCAGTAAAGAAGAGATCGAGATGCTGGCGGAGATGGAGCATGAGCGGTGGATGGATGAGCGGGTTGCGGAGGGCTGGACGTACGGCAGGGAGAAAGATGTGGAGAGGAAGATCTCGCCATATCTTGTGCCGTACGTCGACCTTTCCGAGGAGATCAAGGAGTACGACCGGGTGGCGGTGCGGATCATCCCTGCTCTCCTCGCACGCGTGGATATGAAGATCGTCAGGCTGGAGAGAGGGGGGGATTAA
- a CDS encoding toll/interleukin-1 receptor domain-containing protein, whose product MGYYSQEKKSIEVPAPAGYVFEILLEVLKTMDGITIEKSLGEEGLIQASRGINFCTWGEQILITATPTTPDCCQVTITSTAKAPPIDVGYAFDLFGKNKANIEEILSSTRRILEARPYFVPDATMIETASAQSERITALKEAGHQRGIVEGGADYPPVYICYVPEDNDTAEGLCATLESRGIPCWISPRDVAAMQGVRNPESAGLDTCDRMVLVFSSHANRSEEVTEQLSRAVARGIEVIFFRTEEVEMAREIRCLIGEPTWINAVTSDSDEGYSRLISRIGP is encoded by the coding sequence ATGGGATATTACTCTCAAGAAAAAAAATCAATCGAAGTCCCTGCTCCTGCCGGTTATGTCTTTGAAATTCTTCTGGAAGTCCTCAAAACAATGGACGGCATCACAATCGAAAAAAGTCTCGGAGAAGAAGGATTGATCCAGGCCAGCCGGGGGATCAACTTCTGTACCTGGGGAGAACAAATCCTGATAACCGCCACCCCCACCACACCGGATTGTTGCCAGGTAACAATCACATCTACTGCTAAGGCTCCTCCCATCGACGTCGGGTATGCCTTTGATCTATTCGGTAAAAACAAGGCAAATATAGAGGAGATCCTCTCATCCACCCGGCGGATACTGGAGGCGAGGCCATACTTTGTTCCTGATGCGACGATGATCGAAACGGCGTCGGCACAGAGTGAGCGGATTACCGCACTGAAAGAGGCTGGGCATCAACGAGGTATTGTTGAAGGAGGCGCGGACTATCCGCCAGTCTATATCTGTTATGTGCCTGAGGACAACGATACTGCAGAGGGGCTATGCGCAACTCTTGAATCACGGGGCATCCCCTGCTGGATCTCTCCCCGGGACGTGGCCGCCATGCAGGGCGTGCGGAATCCCGAATCGGCAGGGCTGGATACGTGCGACCGGATGGTCCTCGTCTTCTCCTCTCATGCAAACCGATCGGAAGAGGTTACCGAACAACTCTCCAGGGCCGTCGCTCGCGGTATCGAGGTCATATTTTTCCGGACAGAGGAGGTGGAGATGGCGCGGGAGATCAGGTGTCTCATCGGAGAACCTACCTGGATCAATGCGGTGACATCCGACAGTGACGAGGGGTACAGCCGCCTGATCTCAAGAATAGGTCCATGA